The proteins below come from a single Desulfitobacterium metallireducens DSM 15288 genomic window:
- a CDS encoding KUP/HAK/KT family potassium transporter, with product MEKALNIYKERPLTLAGMLVTIGVVYGDIGTSPLYVMQALVEGNGGLKSLSNEFIYGSLSLIFWTLTLLTTIKYVLIALKADNHGEGGILALYSLIRKMGGWLIVPAMIGGAALLADGVLTPAVTVTTAVEGLKGIPAYANSFGSSQSTVILITIIILCVLFLIQRTGTEIIGRLFGPIMILWFTMLGILGVIHIFGNLDILKSFSPYYGVKLLFSDENKVGFAILGSVFLATTGAEALYSDLGHVGRKNIYGTWPFVKICLLLNYFGQGAWLLQVKDNQGLQNIMDFNPFFELMPHNFRIIGVVFATLAAIIASQALISGSFTLVSEAIKLDLLPRLRINYPAMSKGQMYIPIVNFLLMISCIGVVLFFQTSTHMESAYGLAITITMLMTTILLFNYLLQKKVSRVLALLMVIIFGVLETAFFVSSAVKFFHGGFITVIIASLILILMFLWLKATQLEQVVTKEVSLEDYISKLDNLRKDEHIPVYATNLVYLTSKSKSGHIDNEIIYSILDKRPKRAEVYWFINVQVTDEPRTMAYTVENFGTDYVYKIQLRLGFRVEQKVSTYLRQVVTDLMESHELKQQPQMYSTNVVNRNVGDFCFVLVREELAHDTNLPLYERLIMQFKLSIKQITVSPVKWFGLEHTDVKVEHVPLRLGTTRPIKLKRELL from the coding sequence ATGGAAAAAGCATTAAATATCTACAAGGAACGGCCATTAACCTTAGCCGGTATGCTCGTAACAATCGGTGTTGTTTATGGTGATATTGGTACATCACCCTTATATGTTATGCAAGCATTAGTTGAAGGGAATGGTGGATTAAAATCCCTTTCCAATGAGTTTATATACGGTTCCCTTTCCCTTATTTTCTGGACTCTTACCTTACTTACCACGATTAAGTACGTCCTAATTGCACTCAAAGCAGATAATCATGGAGAAGGTGGCATCCTTGCACTGTATTCATTGATTCGAAAGATGGGTGGCTGGCTGATTGTTCCAGCTATGATTGGGGGAGCAGCCCTTTTAGCTGACGGTGTTTTAACTCCGGCAGTTACCGTCACAACTGCTGTGGAAGGTTTAAAAGGGATTCCGGCCTATGCGAATAGCTTTGGCTCTAGCCAATCCACTGTTATTTTGATTACCATCATTATTCTTTGTGTCCTATTCCTCATACAACGAACGGGAACGGAGATCATAGGACGATTATTTGGACCCATTATGATTTTATGGTTTACCATGTTAGGGATTCTAGGTGTTATACATATTTTCGGAAACCTTGATATCTTAAAATCATTTTCTCCCTACTATGGAGTTAAACTGTTGTTTAGTGACGAAAATAAAGTCGGGTTTGCAATCTTGGGCAGTGTATTCTTGGCTACAACAGGGGCAGAAGCGTTATATTCGGATCTAGGACATGTAGGACGAAAAAATATTTATGGAACTTGGCCTTTTGTTAAAATTTGCTTGCTGCTCAACTATTTTGGTCAAGGGGCTTGGTTGTTACAGGTTAAAGATAATCAGGGGCTACAAAATATTATGGACTTTAATCCGTTCTTTGAACTAATGCCCCATAATTTTCGTATCATTGGTGTTGTCTTTGCTACTTTAGCAGCTATTATTGCTTCCCAAGCCTTAATTTCCGGATCCTTTACCCTTGTCTCAGAGGCCATTAAGTTAGATCTACTGCCGAGATTAAGAATTAACTATCCAGCGATGTCTAAAGGGCAAATGTACATTCCGATCGTCAATTTCCTCTTAATGATTTCTTGTATCGGAGTGGTCCTATTCTTTCAAACATCGACACACATGGAATCGGCTTATGGGTTAGCTATTACAATTACGATGCTGATGACCACAATCTTATTGTTCAATTACCTTCTTCAAAAAAAGGTATCCAGGGTACTCGCACTCCTCATGGTTATCATTTTTGGAGTATTGGAAACTGCTTTTTTCGTCTCAAGTGCCGTAAAGTTCTTTCATGGCGGTTTTATAACTGTGATTATTGCTTCTCTCATTTTAATTCTGATGTTTTTATGGTTAAAAGCGACACAGCTTGAACAAGTCGTGACGAAAGAAGTTTCACTGGAAGATTATATTTCTAAGCTTGATAATCTAAGAAAAGATGAACATATTCCAGTATATGCCACGAATTTGGTTTATCTAACCAGCAAATCAAAATCAGGGCATATAGATAATGAAATCATTTATTCGATTTTAGATAAGCGGCCAAAAAGAGCAGAAGTTTATTGGTTTATAAATGTACAGGTAACAGATGAACCAAGGACAATGGCCTACACCGTAGAAAACTTTGGAACCGATTATGTTTACAAAATTCAACTGCGCTTAGGATTTAGGGTTGAACAAAAAGTGAGCACGTATCTAAGACAAGTTGTTACAGATCTAATGGAATCCCACGAACTAAAACAACAACCGCAAATGTATTCTACAAATGTAGTAAATCGTAACGTTGGGGATTTCTGTTTTGTTTTAGTCCGTGAAGAACTTGCTCATGATACCAACCTTCCTTTATATGAACGATTAATCATGCAATTTAAACTCAGCATAAAGCAAATTACGGTTTCCCCTGTGAAATGGTTTGGGCTCGAACATACGGATGTTAAAGTTGAACACGTCCCATTGCGTTTAGGAACCACTCGGCCAATCAAACTCAAGCGAGAACTTCTATAA
- the arr gene encoding NAD(+)--rifampin ADP-ribosyltransferase — protein MDIKFDPNNVVIKLCMMGINLEDSGNIEDATTMFNKAWHEATDDYERFIAAYHFARQQKSITDKLEWMETSLRCALNINDENVKSAFSTLYLNIAKCYEELCDSNNASRNYELSNSYKGAPSDKGPFYHGTKAELQVGDLLTAGGNSNYKPELKMNHIYFTANANGAGLAAALAKGEGRERVYRIEPTGEFENDPNVTDKKFPGNLTRSYRSQEPLRIIGEETEWTKLTTTERHKWRENLAKNKGEIIN, from the coding sequence ATGGATATAAAATTTGATCCAAATAATGTTGTTATTAAACTCTGTATGATGGGGATTAATTTAGAAGATAGTGGAAACATTGAAGATGCAACCACGATGTTTAATAAAGCATGGCACGAAGCAACAGACGACTATGAAAGATTTATTGCAGCTTATCATTTCGCTCGTCAACAAAAGAGTATTACAGACAAATTGGAATGGATGGAAACATCATTACGGTGTGCACTAAATATAAATGATGAAAATGTCAAAAGTGCATTCTCAACGTTATATTTAAACATTGCCAAATGTTATGAGGAATTGTGTGATTCTAATAATGCAAGTAGAAATTATGAATTATCAAATTCCTATAAGGGTGCGCCTTCTGATAAGGGACCATTTTATCATGGAACAAAGGCAGAATTGCAAGTTGGTGATTTACTGACAGCGGGGGGTAATTCAAATTACAAACCTGAGCTTAAAATGAACCACATTTATTTCACTGCTAACGCAAATGGCGCAGGACTTGCAGCAGCATTAGCAAAAGGAGAAGGAAGAGAACGCGTTTATAGAATAGAACCAACAGGTGAATTTGAAAACGACCCAAATGTTACGGATAAAAAATTTCCGGGTAACTTAACACGTTCTTATCGCTCACAAGAACCTCTAAGAATTATTGGTGAAGAAACAGAGTGGACGAAACTGACAACGACCGAGCGACACAAATGGCGCGAAAATTTAGCCAAAAACAAGGGCGAGATTATTAACTGA
- a CDS encoding CDGSH iron-sulfur domain-containing protein — MDEPVVAGKSPIPVELKKGETYYYCTCGKSDNQPFCNGAHQDTSFTPMAFTAEKDETAYLCACKHTKNPPYCDGSHQNL; from the coding sequence ATGGATGAACCTGTTGTTGCGGGGAAATCGCCTATACCAGTAGAACTCAAGAAGGGTGAAACGTATTATTATTGCACATGTGGCAAAAGCGATAATCAGCCATTTTGTAACGGAGCCCATCAAGACACTTCATTTACACCTATGGCATTTACTGCTGAGAAAGATGAAACAGCGTACTTATGTGCTTGTAAGCACACCAAAAACCCTCCATATTGTGATGGTTCACACCAAAATCTGTAA